The nucleotide window gccgactgggtttatgcctttgccgaccggggcaagcagtcggcaaagaggcgtttTCCTGTAGTGGAGGCTTGGCGTATGGGTTTTGCCCCTTGCGTCGTTCCATCTATCTATCGAGGCGTGGGTGACCGTGTGCGAGGCAGGCAGGTGAATTTCACTCGTGCGGGCGGCAGCGCCGTAGCAGTTCCATGCCTGCGTACACTTCCTATTACGACGCACGACAGGATCGCAGGGCATACCCTGTGGATCCGCCACTATGTACAGGTAGTGCGACAGAACCTCGAACGCCTCCGGACGCATGTTGAGGATGATGCTCACGTAGCTGGTGTCCTCCTCCTTCGCTGGCCCGAAGAGTTGCTCCATGAAAACCGGTGACCGGGCAGCGAGCACGGACTTGTGGGCGGCAAACACCTTGCCGCGCACCTCCAAGTCCACGTCTGCACCTTCCTTTGTCGCCAGGAGGCACCCAAGGTCGGCGGGCAGCCCAGAGAGCGGCGCCGTGTCCCTCTGTCCTGCCGCCGAGACAGATGGcttcggcggcggcgctgctgtcaCCACCGATGGTTCCGGTGAGGCGGCCGGCGGCACCCTCGCCTTCACGACAGATAGCATCGGCgtcggcggtggcggaggtgggGCAGACGGTGGCACTTGCACCACGGATGGTTTCGGCAAGGCAGGTGGCGCGGCGTTGCCTGGACGACGGTCGGATCCGGCCGGCTTGAGCGCGACATCTGCACGGTGGTCCGTTTACTGCCCGCCGGGAAGACGGTGAGGCGGCACTCGATCGCGAAGCGATCGCTCTTGAAAAGCGCCGTCTTCTCGAAGTCCTCGCGGGAGACGAAGCGCTCGAAGCCGTGCGCGTTGCTCCGCCTGCTGAAGGCCGCGGCGACCGTGCTAGACAAGAAAACTGGCGACCTATCGTGGTACACCTCGTGCATCATGAACCTGAACTTCACATGGACGACGTATTCGTCGGCGGCTGCGGCGGTAGTTCTGCCGCCTTCGGAGTTGTCGTCGTCCAGCAGGAGGAAGAGGGACATGGATGCGGTGGTGCCGACGAGCCTGCCGTTCGGGTAGAAGGCGATGCGCCAGGAGTGGCCTCCGGCGTTGATCCGGTCGGACTTGACGTACCTGCCGTTGCCCAGCTTGTTGGCCT belongs to Miscanthus floridulus cultivar M001 chromosome 4, ASM1932011v1, whole genome shotgun sequence and includes:
- the LOC136547971 gene encoding BTB/POZ and MATH domain-containing protein 1-like, encoding MSSPWFDNYTTMTVGSSEANKLGNGRYVKSDRINAGGHSWRIAFYPNGRLVGTTASMSLFLLLDDDNSEGGRTTAAAADEYVVHVKFRFMMHEVYHDRSPVFLSSTVAAAFSRRSNAHGFERFVSREDFEKTALFKSDRFAIECRLTVFPAGSKRTTVQMSRSSRPDPTVVQARVPPAASPEPSVVTAAPPPKPSVSAAGQRDTAPLSGLPADLGCLLATKEGADVDLEVRGKVFAAHKSVLAARSPVFMEQLFGPAKEEDTSYVSIILNMRPEAFEVLSHYLYIVADPQVSAAWTRKLKQELIYSSGSLQERQEQAQEKTLEEEVVERTLEEEAV